The DNA sequence TGGCTTAACTTTTTATCGGTTAATGCCATGTATATTTATTGGCCAGTCGTGCTTATAGGGATAACGGTGATcgtcctttttctccctgcCCGCGTACTGTATCATCGCAGTCGAAAATGGTGGGCATATTCCAATGTGAGTGAACATGCAGCTGTATTCGGGAATGGCCATGCTGACAAGCAGCAGTGGCGTCTATTACTAGCAGGACTGTATCCTGTCGAGTTTCGGGATTTCTTTCTGGGCGACATGTACTGCTCGCAGACCTATGCTATGGGGGTAAGTGTAACATCATCCTCTGACACTTTGAAGCTAATGATGAATCTAGAATATCGAGCTATTTTTCTGTCTTTATGCCAAACACTGGACCGATCACGCACAGTGCAATTCTTCTCACTCCAGACTCTTGGGATTCTTCAGTTGCCTCCCGTCTATATGGAGAGCTTTGCAGTGTCTACGTCGATACGCTGACACACGGAACGTTTTCCCGCATCTGCTGAATTTCGGAAAGTACATCTTTGGAGTTCTCTATTACGCCACCCTGAGTATGTATCGCATCGACAGGGTGACCCGGTTCCAGGCACCATTCATCACGTTCGCGTTATTGAATGCTGTTTATTGCTGCGTTTGGGACCTTGCCATGGACTGGAGTTTAGGGAACCCATATGCGAAACACCCCCTTCTACGCGAGGTCCTGGCTTTCCACAGGGCCTGGGTCTATTATGCAGCCATGGTTATCGATGTCGTTGTGCGATTCAACTGGATATTCTACGCCATATTCGCTCACGACATCCAACATTCCGCCGTGCTCAGCTTTGTAGTCGCGTTCTCGGAGATCTCGCGAAGAGGTATATGGACGATATTTCGAGTGGAGAACGAACATTGCACGAATGTGCTGCTTTTCCGCGCGTCAAGAGACGTGCCATTACCCTACGAGGTGGCCTCGCCACATACAGAAACCGACCAACCAACCGAAGAAATGGTGGTCCAGGAACCACAGCAGCCCactcctcaacctcctgcGGCCGATATAGAACACGGAACTCCGCCCACACCGGGTACATCCCTCCGGGCACGCGGCTTATCTCGAGTGGGAACCATTCTGGCCTCCGCCCATGCACAAGACTTCCAGCGCAGAAAGCGACCGGAGGACCTGGGCGGTGCATCTGCATCTCATGGTAACGCAGACACCCCTGAGGACAGtagcgacgacgacgacgatccGACCGACACCAGACCCTATTCAGATAATATCACTGTCGAAGACTACGCCTCGTACGGAGACAACGATCGATTTTTACACTAACGAATATTTCATCTTATTTGATAGCATTTGCGGGAGCATATTTGATTTACCAGCCAAAAAGTTGCATATTTCTTATTCATGTACATAATTATGATGGCATATAGAAATACATAGTCTAATAGGATAGATTGACGGTTGACTATAATGTTCACTTCTCAGTGTAATTCTACAAGGGGAGGAACCCCCATCACCATGGCAATCGAGCATCTCTATCATGATCTACATAGCTCCTGTACCTCAAACTCAACCGTCCGCCCTACAACCCCAGACGACAATCCTTTCAAAACCTTGAATACATTGATCACCACACAATTATAACCCCACAGCCCAAGACCTCTTTCCTAATCCATCAAGCCACTTACCAAAAACCCAATAGGTATGCCCCAAGCATACTCCAGTCCAAACCACCCACCATCTCCTGCTCATGGCTATCTATAAAACCCCCGAAAAGAACAATCCACGTAATCCCCAACCCCtgcatacggagtaagaaACCCCCACAGAAAACCCAAAACCCTCCGAGAATGCAACCGTCGATCTCAAGCCCATCCCTACGAGGCCAAATATGTGGGTAATATAATGATTCATGGGCAGTCATTCACTGTCGATCTCTATGATCATCACTTGGATAGGTTATTTGCTTCGGCAAGGGCCGAGAGTTTGTGTTAGCTGtcttggttgttggggtATGTACGTAaactttctcttcctggtTTGGTTTCACTTAGTAATGGGTGGTTTCGGGGTTTGACTTGGGGATTTATTTGTTATGTGGCTGCATTGTTTTAGACTGATGGTATATTGTAGTTGAATTGGATATGGTTAGGGCTCATCCATAGTATTTGTTTGGGGAAGGGATGTTTTATACCCAGAATTTGGGGATTTGTGAGAGcaatataaaataaagaGCACTTTTTGCGCTAGAAACTGTTTTTGCTACGTTCGGCTACATACTATACAAGTTTGATACTTCGCTTGTTGACGTTGGCTATCCTGGAAGTGGATATGGTACTcactatatataaataaCTCCGGCAAACCCTAACaatcatacatacaaaccCACCACTATAGACCAATCCATACAACTAGAACCCATTGTAACACAGCAAGAACTTTTCACGCGAGGTTGAATCTACATTCGAATCTAGTACATTTATGCTGACAACTGCACACGCACAAACATCTGCATCGAGTCTGCAACcgaaaaatagaatagaagaTACAACTTGGCACAACATCAAGCTTTCATCCACGCCCCAGACTTTGtcaacaccaaccaatcccATTCCCCATCCAACCCAGGTGTCACGGCGCAAAAGCCCCCTATTCAAATATAGTCAGTGTTATATGGTCCCCAATAACTAGTAACATCCAGAGTACGTGTCTAAACTGTCCAAATTAGCTGTCACTGCCTCGCCAAACCCTATCCACGCTCGGGTCCTCTCTAATTGGTCAGGCCGTGTACAAAGTACAGCAGGACCGCGATCGGCATGGGGCTgagaagatgttgaggaaTCGGGCCACATCGTTTACGTTGGCTACGGGGCTGAATTTACCAAAAAAGGCCAGATATCAGCCTGATGGGGCCGTGATCAGCGTGTGGGCCGGAACAAGGCTGGAAAATAAGCCTTGAGATAGCCTGTGTATATGGGGCTAGACTTATCTGGGTAATTGAGATGCACGACGAATCAACGCGGGCCATGACTTGCGTAAAGTTGGTGTTTGTTCCTGCGCTGTAGGTTGAGTCGGAGATGGATTATAAAGTGGGTGCGTGGTGCCCCGCGGTCACTTCTGAGGAAGTGTTCTTTCTCGGGTATTGTAACTTTACGCCTTATAGACGTGACCATGATGGATttttggagaagggaagCGGAAgtaggaggaggagaaggaggaggaggaggaggtgaaaTGTGTGAGTTGGTGGGTGAGGAAATGGCTACTCTGGTTGGCAATGGAGTTTGTATACCTACACTTTACACACTAACTACGATGGAAAGTCCATATTAACAATAAGAACAGGTTCTTGTGGGTTTCGCCGGCCAAGCCCTCCTATCCTTATGTCTGTCAGCATGGGTGTTCTTCCTAACAAAGCACGGTAACATGGACATCACATATCCCAAAGGGTCCATGAAGCGCGAGATCGAGCGCAAGCGTCTAGACTTCGTTTCAAATATCCTCATGATCGGATCAGACATTCAATCCACACTCGGTATATCCTACATGATCACCACCTTCTCCCTGTCCTCAATCATGGATCTATACCACCTGCACCTCGTCTTCGACATCGTCAGCTTCGTCGGCGTGTCCAACACAGCCGCCCTCGTCTGTTGGCGATTCGTCCGTGCAAAGATCGACGCCTCCGCTACAAATCCCCACTCCAAAAACACCGGCGGGCGTATATCTTACTGGAACGGTCGCTACCGcgccaccttcttcttcgtcatcttaTACTTAgcccttctcatcctcctctgcgTCCGCCTCAACGAATGGGCCCCCGACACCGAACCCGGCCGCTGCTACTTCTCTAGCCTCGTGACCAGCCCACATGCCTCCCACCCTGGCGCCGACCAGATCTATGTCTCTATCACCGGCAGCTGGCTTATAgtcgtcatcctctccaGCGTGTTCGTCGGCGTCCGCGGGAGACGTTTCATTCTGATCCTCGCCTCGCTTCACTTCCCCCTGCACCTTTACATGGCGATTGCCCTGCGGCAGGCAAACCAGGGCAAGTTCGAGGGCGAGGTAAAGCACGAGAACGAGTGGGACTTTGGACAGACGACGGCggtggttcttcttggtatCGCCGTGGTCGAACTCATAGCGAAGGGGAGAGATTACTATCGGTTCGAGAGGTATGTGACGAAGCATGGAGTTCTGCCCAGTGAACATGCAAATGGTCAAGGGCCTAGCAAAGATGTCGAGGCTGTTGGGAATGGGAACACTTATCCTCTTGATGCGTTGTCGGTTAAAGATGAACAGACCCCTGAAGCGAGGCACTTGTTGTCGAAGAGACATGCTACATCTCCGCCATGAGAGGCTGGATATGGGGAATTGTGTTGGGGGTGTAATTGAAGTCAGAACGGGGTCTGGCTCTATGATCATGATGAATGCATTTTGAGGTTTATGTATATACCTGGGCGTTATGTTTGTAATGGGCTATGGCCTGATATATAGATCCCTATAATTTGCTTTCTATGACAATTGTGTTCTTCCAAGCTTTTGGTAAATAATTTGTGGTCTAGAGAGATTGAATTAAATCTTGCTTTGGCCCTTTACAATGGTGACTTTAACACGGTCTGAACACTCGCAGGTCGCAGTCCG is a window from the Aspergillus oryzae RIB40 DNA, chromosome 6 genome containing:
- a CDS encoding uncharacterized protein (predicted protein), with the protein product MDITYPKGSMKREIERKRLDFVSNILMIGSDIQSTLGISYMITTFSLSSIMDLYHLHLVFDIVSFVGVSNTAALVCWRFVRAKIDASATNPHSKNTGGRISYWNGRYRATFFFVILYLALLILLCVRLNEWAPDTEPGRCYFSSLVTSPHASHPGADQIYVSITGSWLIVVILSSVFVGVRGRRFILILASLHFPLHLYMAIALRQANQGKFEGEVKHENEWDFGQTTAVVLLGIAVVELIAKGRDYYRFERYVTKHGVLPSEHANGQGPSKDVEAVGNGNTYPLDALSVKDEQTPEARHLLSKRHATSPP